A window of the Acidimicrobiales bacterium genome harbors these coding sequences:
- the plsX gene encoding phosphate acyltransferase PlsX, translated as MSGRLPVALDAMGSDSGPSVLVEGARLAAEQGVGVLLVGDPDRLGDVGSLPIKPASEVVEMGAEPAASVRRLKDSSIVRAAEAVRDGEACALVSAGNTGAAMAASLLRMGRIKGLTRPAIAVPFPVFGSTETTLLDCGANAECQPEWLVQFAEMGAVHNRVRFGVERPRVGLLTIGEEAGKGNQLVKDAAKLLEEPGWAADVGAEYIGNVEGRDLMLGVCDVIVCDGFTGNVVLKSIEGAMLVARTQLRAAMASTPEGAQASEVIAPLINPVIDRLDTEQTGTALLLGVRGVSCISHGSSDAATIARSIITAAGIADDGIVDRLRDMIDSRS; from the coding sequence ATGAGCGGACGTCTGCCCGTTGCGCTCGACGCAATGGGGAGCGATAGCGGGCCATCGGTGCTGGTCGAAGGGGCGCGTCTGGCCGCTGAGCAGGGCGTCGGTGTCCTGTTGGTCGGCGATCCCGACCGCCTCGGCGACGTCGGCAGTCTCCCGATCAAGCCGGCGTCCGAGGTCGTCGAGATGGGCGCCGAGCCGGCCGCAAGCGTGCGGCGGCTGAAGGATTCCTCGATCGTGCGTGCGGCCGAGGCCGTTCGCGATGGCGAGGCGTGTGCCCTGGTCAGTGCCGGCAACACCGGCGCGGCCATGGCGGCATCCTTGTTGCGGATGGGCCGAATCAAAGGTCTGACCCGACCGGCCATCGCCGTGCCGTTCCCGGTCTTCGGCTCCACCGAGACCACACTCCTCGACTGCGGTGCCAATGCCGAGTGCCAGCCGGAGTGGCTGGTGCAATTCGCCGAGATGGGTGCCGTGCACAACCGCGTCCGCTTCGGTGTCGAACGCCCCCGGGTCGGGCTGCTCACCATCGGCGAGGAGGCGGGCAAGGGAAACCAGCTGGTCAAGGACGCAGCGAAGCTCCTCGAGGAGCCGGGATGGGCGGCCGACGTCGGCGCCGAGTACATCGGCAACGTCGAGGGTCGCGACCTGATGCTCGGCGTCTGCGATGTCATCGTCTGCGACGGGTTCACCGGCAACGTCGTGCTGAAGTCGATCGAGGGGGCGATGTTGGTCGCCCGGACCCAACTGCGGGCTGCCATGGCCTCGACGCCCGAAGGAGCGCAGGCCAGCGAGGTCATCGCGCCACTGATCAACCCGGTCATCGATCGTCTCGACACCGAGCAGACCGGTACGGCGCTCCTCTTGGGCGTCCGTGGGGTGTCGTGCATCTCACACGGTTCGTCCGATGCAGCCACGATCGCGCGTTCGATCATCACAGCGGCGGGCATCGCCGATGACGGCATCGTCGACCGCCTGCGCGACATGATCGACTCGCGTTCCTGA
- a CDS encoding phosphopantetheine-binding protein: MTRAEVLELVRDRLADILEIEPEEIREGASFADDLEADSLALIELVEALEEELADRTVGFRIDDEDLQDLKSVRDAVDYVYAKAGAES; this comes from the coding sequence ATGACCCGTGCCGAAGTCCTCGAACTGGTGCGCGACCGCTTGGCGGACATCCTGGAAATCGAACCCGAGGAAATCCGCGAAGGTGCGTCGTTCGCCGACGATCTCGAGGCCGACTCGCTTGCGCTCATCGAATTGGTCGAAGCGCTCGAGGAAGAACTCGCCGACCGCACGGTTGGCTTCCGGATCGACGACGAAGACCTGCAGGACCTCAAGTCCGTCCGCGATGCCGTCGACTACGTCTACGCCAAGGCGGGGGCCGAGTCCTGA
- a CDS encoding DNA-formamidopyrimidine glycosylase family protein translates to MLELPEIETLKRDLERDIAGRKIKSVDIKVLKTMPRHRTKKSFSDLVDGAKVVVVERIDLAIVLQLNNEHSIVIELLGDASLSRVASKESTESGTALVFTFTQGGDLRVVDPGTDSQIAVVPTEELNDVLPNAGGLDLLARPISWVIFERYMKSFDAPLKTVLTDPSAFVGIGDIYSDEILFDAGLRFDRPANELSTQELRRLYRSVVGILYDAIKYRGVSLESRPFIDLTGAPGEYGDHLAVYGKDGDLSPRSRLPIEKAQFKGRTVYYCNTQV, encoded by the coding sequence ATGCTTGAACTTCCAGAGATCGAAACGCTGAAGCGAGATCTCGAACGCGACATCGCCGGGCGCAAGATCAAGAGCGTCGACATCAAGGTGCTCAAGACGATGCCGCGTCACCGTACGAAGAAGAGCTTCTCCGACCTGGTCGATGGAGCGAAGGTGGTCGTGGTCGAGCGCATCGACCTCGCCATCGTGCTGCAGTTGAACAACGAACACTCGATCGTGATCGAGCTCCTCGGCGATGCGTCGCTCTCCCGGGTGGCCAGCAAGGAGTCGACCGAGTCGGGAACGGCGCTCGTCTTCACCTTCACCCAGGGCGGCGACCTCCGAGTCGTCGACCCCGGGACCGATTCTCAGATCGCCGTGGTCCCGACCGAGGAACTGAACGACGTCCTACCGAACGCCGGTGGTCTCGATCTGTTGGCTCGCCCCATCTCGTGGGTGATCTTCGAGCGCTACATGAAGTCATTCGATGCGCCGCTCAAGACCGTGCTGACCGACCCGAGCGCCTTTGTCGGCATCGGCGACATCTACTCCGACGAGATCTTGTTCGACGCCGGGCTGCGCTTCGACCGTCCGGCCAACGAGTTGTCGACGCAGGAGCTGCGTCGCCTCTACCGATCGGTGGTCGGGATCCTCTACGACGCCATCAAGTACCGTGGGGTGTCGCTCGAGAGTCGCCCGTTCATCGATCTCACCGGTGCGCCGGGTGAGTACGGGGACCACCTGGCGGTCTATGGCAAGGACGGCGATCTCAGCCCCCGCTCTCGGCTCCCGATCGAGAAGGCGCAGTTCA
- the rnc gene encoding ribonuclease III, which translates to MTADSENSLHERLGYAFRDEALLTLALTHRSYCAENDDAESNERLEFLGDAVVGLAVTGYIHSAYPELPEGQLAKLRASVVNTTTLADVAQQIGLGDDLRLGRGEEMSGGRNKESILADAFEAVIGAVYVDSDWERANEIVLECLGEQIAHGAQRPGRLDYKTRLQELTAQLELGSPVYRITGSGPDHDKNFVAVALVQGIARGEGSGTSKKRAEQAAASAAWSALNASHAGEMGESNA; encoded by the coding sequence ATCACGGCCGACAGCGAGAACTCCCTTCATGAGCGGCTCGGGTATGCGTTTCGAGATGAAGCGCTGCTGACCCTCGCGCTCACGCATCGGAGCTATTGCGCCGAGAACGACGACGCCGAGTCCAACGAGCGGCTCGAGTTCCTCGGCGACGCTGTCGTCGGGTTGGCGGTCACCGGCTACATCCATTCGGCCTACCCCGAACTGCCCGAGGGGCAACTGGCCAAGCTGCGAGCTTCGGTCGTCAACACCACCACGTTGGCCGACGTCGCCCAGCAGATCGGGCTGGGCGACGACCTCCGCCTCGGCCGTGGCGAGGAGATGTCCGGCGGGCGGAACAAGGAATCGATCCTCGCCGACGCCTTCGAGGCGGTGATCGGTGCGGTCTACGTCGACAGTGACTGGGAGCGTGCCAACGAGATCGTGCTCGAGTGTCTTGGCGAGCAGATCGCCCACGGGGCGCAGCGGCCGGGTCGACTCGACTACAAGACCCGCCTCCAAGAACTCACCGCGCAGCTCGAACTCGGCTCGCCGGTCTACCGCATCACCGGCTCGGGGCCGGACCACGACAAGAACTTCGTGGCTGTCGCGCTCGTGCAGGGGATCGCACGGGGCGAGGGCTCGGGTACATCCAAGAAACGGGCTGAACAAGCGGCGGCAAGCGCAGCGTGGTCGGCCCTCAATGCTTCACACGCAGGGGAAATGGGCGAGAGCAATGCTTGA
- the rpmF gene encoding 50S ribosomal protein L32 — protein sequence MAVPKKKKSKAKTRSRRAGSWKLSAPAMSSCSRCGTAKLPHRVCGSCGWYKGRQALDVG from the coding sequence ATGGCCGTACCGAAGAAGAAGAAGTCGAAGGCCAAGACCCGCAGCCGTCGGGCAGGGAGCTGGAAGCTCAGCGCCCCGGCGATGAGCAGCTGCTCTCGCTGTGGCACCGCCAAGCTGCCGCACCGGGTCTGTGGTTCGTGCGGTTGGTACAAGGGCCGTCAGGCACTCGACGTCGGCTGA